A genomic segment from Candidatus Binatia bacterium encodes:
- the selB gene encoding selenocysteine-specific translation elongation factor gives MPHIIGTAGHIDHGKTALIRALTGQETDRLKEEKERGISIDLGFAYLDLSNGERVGIVDVPGHERFIRNMLAGAHGIDLVLLVVAADDGVMPQTEEHLDILHLLGASHGVVAITKADLVDTARLAAVREEIEILLAGTTLEGAPMIAVSSVTGLGLSELRRTIEALLAGYTRPESTGYFRLPVDRAFVMHGHGVVVTGTAIGGVIHAGDIVRLLPGSEEARVRTVQV, from the coding sequence ATGCCTCACATCATCGGTACCGCCGGGCATATCGATCACGGCAAGACCGCGCTCATTCGGGCTTTGACTGGCCAGGAAACGGATCGGCTCAAAGAGGAGAAGGAGCGCGGCATTTCCATCGATTTGGGGTTCGCATACCTGGACCTCTCGAACGGCGAGCGCGTCGGTATCGTCGATGTGCCGGGACATGAGCGGTTCATCCGCAACATGCTCGCCGGCGCACACGGCATCGATCTGGTGCTGTTGGTTGTCGCGGCGGACGATGGGGTCATGCCGCAGACTGAAGAGCACCTCGATATCCTGCATCTCCTGGGCGCTTCACATGGGGTGGTGGCGATTACCAAGGCGGACCTGGTCGACACCGCGCGCCTCGCGGCGGTGCGGGAAGAGATCGAGATCTTGCTTGCCGGCACCACGCTCGAAGGCGCGCCGATGATTGCGGTGTCCTCGGTAACGGGGCTGGGGTTGAGCGAGTTGCGACGGACCATCGAGGCGCTCCTGGCGGGGTACACGCGCCCCGAGTCCACCGGCTATTTTCGGCTTCCCGTTGATCGTGCCTTTGTGATGCACGGGCATGGCGTAGTGGTGACGGGCACCGCCATCGGCGGCGTGATCCACGCCGGGGACATCGTGCGTCTTCTTCCGGGCAGCGAGGAGGCACGCGTGCGCACCGTTCAGGTG